CTGTTCATTTTGGTTCTGTGTTTTCATCAGATTGTCGGCTTAAGTTTCACCTTTAGACCTGAAATACCGGTCATGTTTTTTGGAATGTTGGCTGCTTACTTTCTTATTCGTGAAGAAAAGACTGAAAAAAAATTCATTTTTATATCAGCGTTTTTTGCAGCTATTGCCGCCGCTAATCACTTAAACGGCATGGTCTACATTGGTGCTGGAGTGCTGTATTTATGGATCCAAAAAAAATGGCTGCAAGGCTTTATATACGGGGTCATCGGATTCTTTGGAGTTTGCTATTATTTCATCGATGTCAGATCTCTGGAAGATCTAAAAACTCTTCATCTTCAATTTACTAATTGGAGAGATGTGGCTGGTGAAAAGGTGGGATTACTTCAACTGCCTTTACGAGTACTGAGAGAACAGGAACGCTTTTTTCATACTCCACCGGAAATCGCCTACAGTTTGCTTTTACTAACCAGTTTGTTCGTTTACTTCAACGAAAAGATCGGCTCTTTTCACAAGGAAACCTATCGTCTTTTACTTTATGCTGCCTTGGTTACTTTCTGCTTAAGTATTTTGGCGCACGGCAAGAGCACAAAATATATCGTATACGCGGTTCCATTTTTTATGGCTTTCATTGTCTTAGTTTGTCAGTACGCCCGTCGTGGCAAAATGGCAATTTTGGTAGTGGGTTCTTTGTATGTATTAACAAATCTCATTTATAATTTTAACGCCTTCAAAGGTGCACCTTTGTTTAGCCATGAAATTGAATATGCGGCAAAGCAAATACCTGCCGGAGCAAACGTAGCCGCACATTATCCTTATATTTTTCTGGGAATTCCATTGGGACAGAAAGTTCAGGCAACTGTAATTTATGAGGATATGGAACGCGCCAAGGTACTTCCCCCTACCGCCGAAGACTTTTTCGAACAAGCAGCGAAGTTTAATATTGATTACGCCCTAATTCAGGCCGAAGACCGTGCGCAATTTCATATTGCCTACGAAAAAGTAGGCCAATACGAGCCAATTTATAGGGGCGAACAGGATTCAGTCTGGTTATTTAGAAGAATCCGGTAGCGTACCCTGATCAATAAAGAACTGAGGGCGGCCTTTACTTTCGAGGTATATTTTACCCACGTATTGGCCAATTACGCCAAGTGAAAGAAGCTGGACGCCGCCCAGAAAGTAAATTGATATAATCAAGGACGTCCATCCAACCAATGTGTTGCCGGTGAAATATCGGTAAAGTGCATAGACTCCCAACAAGACCGTAACACCACAGATAATCAATCCTAGGGCAGAAATCATTTGCAATGGCTTATTGCTAAACGAGGTGATTCCGTTCCAGGCAAAAGTTAACATTTTTTTCAGTGGATACTTTGATTCACCAGCAACTCGCTCATTTCGATCATAGTACACAATGCTTGAATTCTTACTTGTTAGAAGGACTAAACCACGTAGAAAAAGGTGCACTTCTTGAAACTGCCCCAGGTAACTTAGAGCTTTCCTTGATAACAGCCGATAGTCCGCATGATCGTAGATTACATTAGTGCCCATTTTTTTCATCAATACATAAAAGGCGCGGGCAGATATTCTTTTAAAGAAAGTATCTTTTTCGCGGCGGCGGCGAACTCCGTAAACTACATCGTTTTTATCTTTAACGAAATGCTGAATCATTTCTTTGGCACAACCAATATCGTCTTGCAGATCCGCATCGATACTAATCGCACAATCAACCAACGGTGTTGAATACTTTAAACCAGCTAGAAGGGCGGGTTGGTGTCCCACATTTTGTGCCAGTTTAAGACCATGTACCTTCGAACTGTTGGCGCGCATTTTCAAAATTGTTTCCCACGTTTGATCTTTGCTGCCATCATCAACAAACAAAATGAAACTCTCCGGGCTGACCAGACCTTCATAAATCCAGGACTCCAATGCACTTAAAAATTGCGGCGTCGACAAAGGCAAAGCTTCGGCTTCGTTGTAACAAGGGCTCACGATGGCAACAATTGGAGGTGTGGTATTCATAAATATTGTATAATGGGTCCAAGACACTAGGTCCATACTGTTAAGTTATGCCGGGCGTTATTTCAAGCTCCAACAAACCGTTGTTGTGCTTTACTACAACTCCATGAATCATAGAGTGATGATCGCCTTGATAGTCCCCTGCTACAACGAAGAAGAACGCATCAACCTGGACGCCTTTGTTCAGGGTGACTCTATGGGCATTGAGTTCTATTTCGTCGACGATGGTTCGAAAGATCGCACTGCAGCTATTATCGAAGAAGCCTCCAAGAAGTATCCGTTCATTCATCTGATTAAACTTGCCCAAAATTGCGGCAAGGCCGAGGCCGTTCGCCAAGGGATGATCGAAGTTCAGAAAAAAGTGAGCTTTGATGATGACTCTTGGATCGGATTTTGGGACGCGGATCTGGCGACTCCACTTTCGGAAGTTCCTAAGATGATCCAGTACGCCAATCACTATCGCCACGTGGACTCGGTCTGGTGCAGTCGCGTTTATCGCTTGGGTGCTGACGTGCGCAGATCCCCGCTGCGCCATTATCTGGGCCGCGGATTCGCGACCTTGGTGGGCGAGCTTTTACACGTTAAAAGTTACGACACTCAATGTGGTGCAAAACTTTTTAAGCCTTCGACAATTCAAACAGCGTTTAGCGAAAAGTTTATCGGCAAGTGGGTCTTTGATGTTGAGATTTTACTGCGCTTGAAAAACTTTACGGTGATTGAGTACCCCGTCACCGAGTGGCGAGATGTGCCCGGTTCAAAAGTCAAAA
This is a stretch of genomic DNA from Bdellovibrio sp. GT3. It encodes these proteins:
- a CDS encoding glycosyltransferase family 2 protein, whose amino-acid sequence is MNTTPPIVAIVSPCYNEAEALPLSTPQFLSALESWIYEGLVSPESFILFVDDGSKDQTWETILKMRANSSKVHGLKLAQNVGHQPALLAGLKYSTPLVDCAISIDADLQDDIGCAKEMIQHFVKDKNDVVYGVRRRREKDTFFKRISARAFYVLMKKMGTNVIYDHADYRLLSRKALSYLGQFQEVHLFLRGLVLLTSKNSSIVYYDRNERVAGESKYPLKKMLTFAWNGITSFSNKPLQMISALGLIICGVTVLLGVYALYRYFTGNTLVGWTSLIISIYFLGGVQLLSLGVIGQYVGKIYLESKGRPQFFIDQGTLPDSSK
- a CDS encoding glycosyltransferase encodes the protein MNHRVMIALIVPCYNEEERINLDAFVQGDSMGIEFYFVDDGSKDRTAAIIEEASKKYPFIHLIKLAQNCGKAEAVRQGMIEVQKKVSFDDDSWIGFWDADLATPLSEVPKMIQYANHYRHVDSVWCSRVYRLGADVRRSPLRHYLGRGFATLVGELLHVKSYDTQCGAKLFKPSTIQTAFSEKFIGKWVFDVEILLRLKNFTVIEYPVTEWRDVPGSKVKISREIFRVLWEILKIRKKYIKN